The Hevea brasiliensis isolate MT/VB/25A 57/8 chromosome 1, ASM3005281v1, whole genome shotgun sequence genome has a window encoding:
- the LOC110656420 gene encoding cytochrome P450 714C2-like isoform X2: MEETFPLFSAVLLLLCGFLIICLRRVWWKPESCRIKLKEQGITGPPPSMILGNIPEMKRMVSQISETPKIDGCLTVLPYFQQWTKNYGKLFRFELGGIQLLYVSNLELVKEISRFRSLDLGKPAYLQNERGALLGKGLITANGAVWSHQRKTIAPQLGTEKVKDMVKLMVESGDILVKTWEKIIDSEGEDGIVEIMVDQHMRNFTSYIVSKVIFGNDHHKGIKIFPKCQALINAMGGATTLGIPLSRFLPTKANRTAWKLSEKIHGMIMDISKERIGSTSKDMLQVILEGAENGELWPLTKDEFIADNCKDIFFGGYEPPALAAIWGLMLLASHPEWQARARSEVLEVCEGQQILDYNMLTKMKVNMAMMELTVLFALILSNFNISISPNYLHSPKFGLLLEPEHGVKLLVRKI, translated from the exons ATGGAAGAGACATTCCCTCTTTTTTCTGCTGTTTTGCTTCTGCTTTGCGGCTTTCTAATTATTTGTCTACGCCGTGTTTGGTGGAAGCCTGAAAGTTGTAGAATAAAGCTTAAGGAGCAAGGGATCACAGGTCCTCCACCCTCTATGATATTGGGAAACATTCCAGAAATGAAGAGAATGGTGTCTCAAATTTCTGAAACTCCAAAGATAGATGGTTGTTTAACAGTCTTACCATATTTCCAGCAATGGACCAAAAACTATG GAAAATTATTTAGGTTTGAACTTGGGGGAATACAATTGTTATACGTGAGTAATCTAGAGCTGGTGAAGGAAATAAGTCGCTTTAGATCATTGGACCTGGGGAAACCTGCTTACCTACAAAATGAGAGAGGAGCTTTATTAGGCAAAGGCCTTATTACAGCAAATGGTGCAGTTTGGTCTCATCAGAGAAAGACCATTGCTCCACAGCTCGGCACGGAGAAGGTTAAG gATATGGTGAAGCTGATGGTGGAGTCTGGAGATATACTAGTTAAAACGTGGGAGAAGATAATCGACAGTGAGGGTGAGGATGGGATTGTCGAGATCATGGTAGATCAGCATATGAGAAACTTTACCTCTTACATAGTTTCCAAAGTAATATTTGGGAATGATCATCATAAAGGAATAAAAATATTTCCAAAATGTCAAGCTCTTATTAACGCCATGGGTGGTGCTACAACCCTTGGAATTCCCTTATCAAG ATTTCTCCCCACCAAAGCAAATAGAACAGCGTGGAAATTATCCGAAAAGATTCATGGCATGATTATGGACATATCTAAGGAGAGAATTGGATCTACATCCAAAGACATGTTACAAGTGATCCTAGAAGGTGCCGAGAATGGTGAGCTTTGGCCATTAACAAAAGATGAGTTCATAGCTGACAACTGCAAAGATATCTTCTTTGGTGGCTATGAACCACCTGCTCTTGCAGCAATTTGGGGTTTAATGCTGTTAGCTTCGCATCCTGAATGGCAAGCTCGTGCTCGTTCTGAGGTTCTGGAGGTCTGTGAGGGCCAACAGATACTAGATTACAATATGCTTACCAAGATGAAAGTG AACATGGCTATGATGGAATTGACGGTGCTGTTTGCTCTCATATTGTCCAATTTCAACATTAGCATTTCTCCTAATTATCTTCACTCTCCGAAATTTGGTCTGCTTTTGGAGCCTGAGCATGGTGTGAAACTTCTCGTTCGAAAGATATAG
- the LOC110656420 gene encoding cytochrome P450 714C2-like isoform X1 → MEETFPLFSAVLLLLCGFLIICLRRVWWKPESCRIKLKEQGITGPPPSMILGNIPEMKRMVSQISETPKIDGCLTVLPYFQQWTKNYGKLFRFELGGIQLLYVSNLELVKEISRFRSLDLGKPAYLQNERGALLGKGLITANGAVWSHQRKTIAPQLGTEKVKDMVKLMVESGDILVKTWEKIIDSEGEDGIVEIMVDQHMRNFTSYIVSKVIFGNDHHKGIKIFPKCQALINAMGGATTLGIPLSRFLPTKANRTAWKLSEKIHGMIMDISKERIGSTSKDMLQVILEGAENGELWPLTKDEFIADNCKDIFFGGYEPPALAAIWGLMLLASHPEWQARARSEVLEVCEGQQILDYNMLTKMKVLKMVIQEVLRLYPGVALASRHALQEVKIGNVQVPKGVGIWIFLLALHRDPELWGPDADVFNPERFINGVTGACKSAQAYIPFGLGARICPGQNMAMMELTVLFALILSNFNISISPNYLHSPKFGLLLEPEHGVKLLVRKI, encoded by the exons ATGGAAGAGACATTCCCTCTTTTTTCTGCTGTTTTGCTTCTGCTTTGCGGCTTTCTAATTATTTGTCTACGCCGTGTTTGGTGGAAGCCTGAAAGTTGTAGAATAAAGCTTAAGGAGCAAGGGATCACAGGTCCTCCACCCTCTATGATATTGGGAAACATTCCAGAAATGAAGAGAATGGTGTCTCAAATTTCTGAAACTCCAAAGATAGATGGTTGTTTAACAGTCTTACCATATTTCCAGCAATGGACCAAAAACTATG GAAAATTATTTAGGTTTGAACTTGGGGGAATACAATTGTTATACGTGAGTAATCTAGAGCTGGTGAAGGAAATAAGTCGCTTTAGATCATTGGACCTGGGGAAACCTGCTTACCTACAAAATGAGAGAGGAGCTTTATTAGGCAAAGGCCTTATTACAGCAAATGGTGCAGTTTGGTCTCATCAGAGAAAGACCATTGCTCCACAGCTCGGCACGGAGAAGGTTAAG gATATGGTGAAGCTGATGGTGGAGTCTGGAGATATACTAGTTAAAACGTGGGAGAAGATAATCGACAGTGAGGGTGAGGATGGGATTGTCGAGATCATGGTAGATCAGCATATGAGAAACTTTACCTCTTACATAGTTTCCAAAGTAATATTTGGGAATGATCATCATAAAGGAATAAAAATATTTCCAAAATGTCAAGCTCTTATTAACGCCATGGGTGGTGCTACAACCCTTGGAATTCCCTTATCAAG ATTTCTCCCCACCAAAGCAAATAGAACAGCGTGGAAATTATCCGAAAAGATTCATGGCATGATTATGGACATATCTAAGGAGAGAATTGGATCTACATCCAAAGACATGTTACAAGTGATCCTAGAAGGTGCCGAGAATGGTGAGCTTTGGCCATTAACAAAAGATGAGTTCATAGCTGACAACTGCAAAGATATCTTCTTTGGTGGCTATGAACCACCTGCTCTTGCAGCAATTTGGGGTTTAATGCTGTTAGCTTCGCATCCTGAATGGCAAGCTCGTGCTCGTTCTGAGGTTCTGGAGGTCTGTGAGGGCCAACAGATACTAGATTACAATATGCTTACCAAGATGAAAGTG TTAAAAATGGTGATCCAAGAGGTTTTGCGGCTTTATCCAGGAGTGGCATTGGCATCGAGGCATGCCCTGCAAGAAGTGAAGATTGGTAATGTGCAGGTTCCAAAAGGCGTAGGAATTTGGATATTCCTATTAGCATTACATCGTGACCCTGAGCTTTGGGGACCTGATGCAGACGTGTTTAATCCCGAGAGGTTCATTAATGGAGTTACAGGAGCTTGCAAGTCTGCACAAGCCTATATACCTTTTGGCTTGGGAGCTCGAATTTGTCCTGGACAGAACATGGCTATGATGGAATTGACGGTGCTGTTTGCTCTCATATTGTCCAATTTCAACATTAGCATTTCTCCTAATTATCTTCACTCTCCGAAATTTGGTCTGCTTTTGGAGCCTGAGCATGGTGTGAAACTTCTCGTTCGAAAGATATAG
- the LOC110653023 gene encoding cytochrome P450 714C2-like, producing the protein MESCSGLNFGALQLLYVSNVEMVKEISRFRSLDLGKPAYLQSERGPLFGKGVIAANDVVWSHQRKIIAPQLCMAKVKDMVKLIVESGDILVKTWEKIIDSKSEDGIVEVMVDQHMRNFTSYIASKMMFGNDHHKGIKIFPKCQALIKAMSGATTLGIPLSRHVLPLLNYISWFFFLELI; encoded by the exons ATG GAAAGTTGTTCAGGTTTGAACTTTGGGGCGCTACAATTGTTGTATGTGAGTAATGTAGAGATGGTGAAGGAAATAAGCCGCTTCAGATCATTGGACCTTGGGAAACCTGCTTACCTGCAAAGCGAAAGAGGACCTTTGTTTGGCAAAGGTGTTATTGCAGCAAATGATGTAGTTTGGTCTCATCAGAGAAAGATCATTGCTCCACAACTCTGCATGGCGAAGGTTAAG GATATGGTGAAGCTGATTGTGGAGTCTGGTGATATACTAGTTAAAACGTGGGAGAAGATAATTGACAGTAAGAGTGAGGATGGGATTGTCGAGGTCATGGTGGATCAACATATGAGAAACTTTACCTCTTACATAGCTTCAAAAATGATGTTTGGGAATGATCACCATAAAGGAATAAAAATATTTCCAAAGTGTCAAGCTCTTATTAAGGCCATGAGTGGTGCTACTACCCTTGGAATTCCTTTATCAAGGCATGTCCTTCCTCTCCTTAATTATATttcatggtttttttttttagaattaatttga
- the LOC110648420 gene encoding THO complex subunit 4A, protein MSSALDMSLDDIIKSNKKSGSGNARGRGRASGPGPARRFTNRIANRAAPYTTTAKAPEMTWQHDMFTDQGIGYPGQAGRASAIETGTKLYISNLHFGVSNEDIKELFSEVGDLKRCSIHYDRSGRSKGTADVVFSRRADASAAVKRYNNVQLDGKPMKIEIVGTNIATPGVPPATNGTFGNSNGAPRGGQGRGGAMGRARGGSGRGFGRGRGRGRGHAEKVSAEDLDADLEKYHSEAMETN, encoded by the exons ATGTCTAGCGCTTTGGATATGTCCCTTGACGATATCATCAAGAGCAATAAAAAGTCTGGATCCGGCAACGCCCGAGGGCGGGGCCGAGCTTCCGGACCTGGACCTGCTCGCCGATTCACCAACCGCATCGCTAATCGGGCTGCTCCGTATACCACCACCGCTAAG GCTCCTGAAATGACGTGGCAGCACGACATGTTTACGGATCAGGGTATTGGGTACCCAGGGCAGGCAGGTCGGGCCTCGGCCATAGAGACTGGAACGAAGCTTTACATTTCTAATTTACATTTTGGCGTTTCAAACGAGGATATTAAG GAGTTGTTTTCTGAAGTTGGCGATTTGAAGCGGTGCTCAATCCATTATGATAGGAGCGGGAGATCGAAG GGAACGGCAGATGTAGTCTTCTCCCGGCGAGCAGATGCCTCAGCTGCTGTCAAGAGATACAACAATGTTCAGCTTGATGGGAAACCAATGAAGATAGAGATTGTGGGAACAAATATTGCTACTCCTGGTGTACCTCCAGCTACTAATGGCACATTTGGAAATTCAAATGGAGCTCCTAGAGG GGGACAAGGAAGAGGTGGTGCGATGGGGCGGGCACGTGGTGGCAGTGGCCGTGGATTTGGAAGGGGTCGTGGACGTGGAAGGGGCCATGCTGAAAAGGTATCTGCAGAAGATCTTGATGCTGATCTGGAGAAGTATCACTCAGAAGCAATGGAGACAAATTGA